A region from the Branchiostoma lanceolatum isolate klBraLanc5 chromosome 2, klBraLanc5.hap2, whole genome shotgun sequence genome encodes:
- the LOC136428897 gene encoding chondroitin sulfate synthase 1-like, translated as MKASMWVQGHRKRPRLSSVLHHKCLLPFLSGTIFGIALSTIFILLLISLLAGNDGWNADITDSGISGELTVRQPLYVGVMTAGKFLHTRATACNNTWGRQVSKVEFFSQHGSWEDNHLPIISLPGVSDDVYPPQGKAFRMLQYMCQNHGQSYDWFMRADDDSYINVERLQRFLGKIDSSKKVYMGQPGYGFPAVWHKLGLNGRNFCMGGPGVIFSRAAIQGEYFHQIP; from the exons ATGAAGGCATCCATGTGGGTTCAAGGACACAGAAAACGACCCAGGCTGTCCAGTGTTCTCCACCACAAGTGCCTGTTACCATTCCTGTCAGGCACCATATTCGGCATAGCGCTGTCGACCATATTTATTCTCCTCCTCATCTCCCTCCTGGCTGGGAATGATGGGTGGAATGCAGACATCACCGACTCAG GGATTTCAGGTGAGCTGACAGTACGGCAGCCCCTGTACGTTGGAGTTATGACTGCCGGGAAGTTTCTCCACACTAGGGCAACTGCATGCAATAATACATGGGGACGGCAAGTCTCAAAG GTGGAGTTTTTCTCCCAACACGGCAGCTGGGAAGACAACCACCTACCCATCATCTCACTCCCCGGAGTGTCGGACGATGTGTACCCCCCACAGGGCAAGGCCTTCCGGATGCTGCAATACATGTGTCAGAACCACGGGCAGAGCTACGATTGGTTCATGCGAGCGGACGATGACTCGTACATCAACGTGGAGAGGCTGCAGAGATTTCTGGGGAAGATAGACAGTAGCAAGAAG GTGTACATGGGGCAGCCCGGCTACGGCTTCCCTGCAGTATGGCACAAGCTGGGGCTGAACGGGAGGAACTTCTGTATGGGAGGGCCTGGAGTCATCTTCAGTAGGGCTGCAATACAGGGTGAGTATTTCCACCAGATACCATAA
- the LOC136428896 gene encoding chondroitin sulfate synthase 1-like gives MEEVMSTEEDVEIGRCVTNHLHIQCTRAWELTELFYHAYEEEFSEDRPFTGNLQKNRHLVKSLTLHHMKDPHVMYQVHRHYTKSAMNTTEQEIGKLQESLHSMNSILSPSLHKPVPSLDQSSPLDDMSLSIERDDSLPWVSFDATHVFSPKGVAQEMGVPWQQDLREVLESAIATAIEQLPVGSKVSHLIGGYRRLHPNFETEYIIDLAFRNHHGNQVTIRNRVIRPLLSTEFRGHAQHLPKMPHVYVIVPVQERDPGLQRFLQMYEAVVLSSRPPHTESLIIIICTRGAEEDPGKGEQHDGNTLDAKAVVDFYQRQFPSSQIRSVVLDKPFSLQTAHRKGLELVKKKSDSIVFLTSAEVQFSKNFLMSCRKYAVKGSQLYLPMPRRWGWNVRNHVTAASNHRNSNQGDHDKERETDMGNRLYLPTNVNTGPNVCIYVHDIDDVDIYTFKFHSAKLQLFAAENLDFKRI, from the exons ATGGAGGAGGTAATGTCTACAGAGGAGGATGTGGAGATCGGTCGCTGTGTCACCAACCACCTGCACATACAGTGTACACGAGCGTGGGAG TTGACTGAGCTGTTCTACCATGCCTATGAGGAAGAGTTCAGCGAGGACAGGCCATTTACAGGAAACTTGCAGAAAAACAGGCACCTAGTGAAATCCCTGACCCTGCATCACATGAAGGACCCACATGTCATGTACCAAGTGCACAGGCACTACACAAAATCTGCCATGAACACCACTGAACAG GAAATTGGGAAACTACAGGAATCCCTTCACTCCATGAACAGCATCCTTTCCCCCTCCCTTCACAAGCCTGTCCCTTCCCTAGACCAAAGCAGTCCCTTAGATGACATGTCCCTATCAATAGAGAGAGATGACAGCCTCCCCTGGGTGTCATTTGATGCCACCCATGTCTTCTCACCAAAGGGCGTGGCCCAGGAGATGGGagtaccatggcaacaggaccTCAGAGAG GTTCTAGAGTCAGCCATTGCCACTGCCATAGAGCAGCTGCCTgtagggtcaaaggtcagccaTCTGATTGGCGGGTACCGTCGCCTTCACCCTAACTTTGAGACGGAGTACATCATCGACCTTGCCTTCCgcaatcaccatggcaaccaggtcACAATACGCAACAGGGTAATACGTCCTCTACTTTCCACAGAGTTCAGAGGTCATGCTCAGCACTTGCCAAAGATGCCACACGTGTATGTCATTGTACCAGTGCAAGAAAGAGATCCAG GTCTGCAGCGGTTCCTGCAGATGTATGAAGCGGTTGTGCTGAGCTCCCGTCCGCCTCACACGGAGagcctcatcatcatcatctgcacCCGAGGAGCAGAAGAGGATCCTGGGAAGGGTGAACAGCATGATGGGAATACCCTTGACGCCAAAGCCGTTGTTGATTTCTACCAAAGACAATTTCCATCGAGTCAGATCAGATCAGTGGTTCTGGACAAACCCTTTTCACTCCAGACGGCTCACCGAAAAGGACTGGAACTGGTAAAGAAGAAGAGCGACTCGATAGTTTTTCTCACCAGTGCAGAAGTgcagttttcaaaaaatttCTTGATGTCTTGCCGGAAGTATGCAGTAAAAGGAAGTCAGCTTTATCTTCCCATGCCAAGGAGATGGGGGTGGAATGTTCGTAACCATGTGACAGCTGCTAGTAACCATAGAAACAGTAACCAAGGAGACCATGAcaaagagagagaaacagatATGGGGAATAGATTGTACTTGCCAACAAATGTTAATACTGGGCCAAATGTGTGCATATATGTCCATGATATTGATGATGTTGATATTTATACCTTCAAGTTTCACAGTGCCAAACTTCAGTTGTTTGCAGCGGAGAACTTGGACTTTAAAAGGATATAA
- the LOC136428898 gene encoding coatomer subunit epsilon-like, with amino-acid sequence MAAQGDVDELFDIKNAFYLGNYQQCINEAQKLKISSPDVKTERDVYMYRAYIAQKKYGVVLDEVSGVSASELQAVRLYADYLAASDQKRDAVLKDLEGQMSSSLDVGNNTFLLMAASIYLHEDNYDAALRCLHQSDSLECSALTVQIYLKMDRVDLAKKELKLMQEKDDDATLTQMALAWFNMGVGGEKLQDAFYIFQEMIDKNSSSPLLLNGQAACCIHQGKYEDAEGILQEAMDKDSNNPETLVNMIVLSQHLGKAPEISNRYLSQLKTSHQNHPFVKEFTAKENEFERLMKQYAPA; translated from the exons atggcggcccaagGCGACGTGGACGAACTTTTCGACATCAAAAACGCCTTTTACCTGGGAAATTACCAACAATGTATCAACGAGGCACAGAAACTGAAG ATTTCCTCCCCTGATGTGAAGACAGAGAGGGATGTCTACATGTACCGGGCCTATATTGCACAG AAGAAGTATGGAGTCGTGCTGGATGAGGTGTCAGGAGTGTCTGCCTCAGAACTGCAGGCAGTCAGGCTGTATGCTGACTACCTAGCAGCCAGCGACCAGAAAAG GGATGCTGTTCTGAAGGATCTGGAGGGGCAGATGAGCTCCAGTCTGGATGTGGGGAACAACACCTTCCTCCTCATGGCCGCCTCCATCTACCTACATGAAGAT AACTACGATGCAGCACTAAGATGTCTACACCAGTCTGACTCCCTGGAATG CTCAGCATTGACAGTGCAAATCTACCTGAAGATGGACAGAGTGGACTTGGCAAA GAAGGAACTGAAGCTGATGCAGGAGAAAGATGATGATGCAACTCTCACCCAGATGGCCCTGGCTTGGTTTAACATGGGAGTG GGAGGTGAGAAGCTGCAGGATGCCTTCTACATCTTCCAGGAGATGATAGACAAGAACAGCTCCTCCCCCCTGCTGCTGAACGGACAGGCGGCCTGCTGCATCCACCAGGGCAAGTACGAGGACGCCGAGGGTATCCTACAGGAGGCCATGGATAAG GACAGTAATAATCCGGAGACTCTCGTCAACATGATCGTCCTCTCACAGCATCTAGGCAAGGCCCCGGAG ATCAGCAACAGATACCTTTCCCAGCTAAAGACATCACACCAGAACCACCCGTTTGTTAAGGAGTTCACAGCCAAG GAGAATGAGTTTGAGCGGCTGATGAAGCAGTATGCACCGGCTTGA